A window of Halovivax gelatinilyticus genomic DNA:
CGAGGCGACGATGCGGACGCTCCGGGCGATCGAAGGCGACGAATTCGACCTCCGCTCGTTCGCCGCGCGGTTTCACGAACGGGCGTGACCCGTTGGGTCGGAGCCGGCGATTCCGTCACCCGCCGACGTGCCGACGGTAGCGTGGTACTCCTTCACTTTCACTCCGGTGCGATCTCGAACCGACAGCCCTTATGCGTCTGGGCCGCTGGGCACTGCATAGATGACCGCCGAGTACATCGAGGTTCGCGGTGCCGAAGAGCACAACCTGACCGACCTCGACGTCTCGATCCCCCGGGAGTCGCTCACCGTCGTCACCGGCCTCTCGGGTTCGGGGAAGTCCTCGCTCGCGTTCGAGACGATCTACGCCGAGGGGCAACGCCGCTACATCGAGAGCCTCTCCGCGTACGCCCGGAACTTCCTGGGCCAGATGGACAAACCCCAGGTCGAGACCGTCGAGGGGCTCTCGCCCGCGATCTCGATCGATCAGAAGAACGCGGCCAACAACCCCCGCTCGACCGTCGGGACCGTCACTGAACTACACGACTACCTCCGCCTGCTCTACGCCCGGGTCGGAACGCCCCACTGTCCGGACTGCGGCCGCGAAGTGGGAGAACAGTCGGCTCAGAACATGGTCGAACGGATCTTCGAACTGCCGGAGGGAACGCGGCTCAAAATCGCCGCGCCGGTCGTGCGCGACCAGAAGGGTGCGTTCTACGACCTCTTCGACGAACTCGTCACCGAGGGCTACGCCCGCGTCGAGGTCGACGGCGACGAATACGACCTCACGATGGATCGGCCCGAGCTGGACGAAAACTACGATCACACGATCGACGTCATCGTCGACCGCGTGAAAGTGGGTCCCGAGGACCGTCCGCGAATCGTCGACAGCGTCGAGACGGCGCTTTCGGAGGCCGACGGCGTACTCAAGCTGATCCTGCCCGATCCGCCCGAGAGCGCAGCCGACGAACTCGGCGAAGAGGCCCGGCGGACGGGCGATCTCGGACGGGAAAGCGACGCGGACGACGACGGCGAGGACGCGGCCGACGATCGCCTCGTCGTCGAGTTCTCGAAGGAGCTCGCCTGCACGCACTGCGGGATCGACATCCCCGAGATCGAAACGCGCAGTTTCTCCTTTAACTCACCCCACGGCGCCTGTCCGGAGTGTGAAGGGCTCGGTGAGACGAAGGAGATCGACGCAGACCTCGTCATCCAGGATCCGACGAAACCGCTAAAGCACGTCTTCGAACCCTGGAGTTACAGCCGGTCGTACTACCGAACGCGACTCGATGCCGTCGCCGAGCACTTCGACGTCTCGCTGTCGACGCCGTACGAGGACCTCGATTCCGAGATCCAGCGGGCCTTTCTCTACGGCACGAGCGAGAAGGTTCTCTTCGAGCGCTCGACCAGAAGCGGGACCCGGCGCAAGCGCCAGCGGTTCGAGGGCGTCATCCCGAACCTGGAGCGTCGCTACCTCGAAACCGACTCGGACTCGACGCGCGAGCACATCGAGGATTACATGTCGGCGACGGCGTGTCCCGCCTGCGACGGAACGCGACTGAAGCCGGCCTCTCGCGCCGTATACGTCGACGAGACGTCGATCACCGAGATCAACGCGATGTCGATCGGCGACGCCCTCGCACACTTCGAATCGATGGAAGCGGACCTCACCGAGCGCGAGCGGGTGATCGCCGAGGAGATCCTCAAGGAGATACGCGCCCGTCTCGGCTTCATGTGCGAGGTCGGACTGGAGTATCTGACGCTCGATCGAGAGGCGTCGACGCTTTCGGGCGGTGAGAGCCAGCGCATCCGGCTCGCCACCCAGATCGGCGCCGGCCTGGTCGGCGTACTCTACGTCTTAGACGAGCCGTCGATCGGGCTCCATCAGCGCGACAACGACCGGTTGCTAAACACCCTCGAAGAGCTTCGCGATCTGGGGAACACACTCATCGTCGTCGAGCACGACGAGGAGACGATGCGCCGGGCTGACACCATCGTCGACATGGGTCCCGGGCCCGGCAAACGCGGCGGCGAGGTCGTCGTCAACGGACCGATCGAGGACGTCAAAGCCTGCGAGGAGTCGATCACGGGCGACTACCTCTCCGGGCGACGCCAGATTCCGGTTCCGGGAGACCGCCGCGAATCGGACGCCCACCTCTCCATCCGCGGCGCGCGCCAGCACAACCTGGCCGACCTCGACGTCGACCTCCCGCTGGGCTGTTTCACCGCGATCACAGGCGTTTCGGGGTCGGGCAAGTCCACCCTGATGCACGACGTGCTCTACAAGGGGCTCGCCCGCGAGATGAACGACAACACGAGCGTCGTCCCCGGCGAGCACGACGCGATCGAGGGGATCGACGAGATCGAAACGGTCCGACTGATCGATCAGTCGCCGATCGGGCGCACCCCGCGGTCGAACCCGGCCACCTACACCAACGTCTTCGACCACGTCCGCGAGCTGTTCGCTCAAACCTCGCTCGCCAAACAGCGCGGCTACGAGGTCGGGCGATTCTCTTTCAACGTCAAGGGCGGCCGCTGCGAGGAGTGTGGCGGACAGGGAACGGTGAAGATCGAGATGAACTTCCTCTCGGACGTCTACGTCCCCTGCGAGGCCTGTGACGGCGCTCGCTACAACGACGCGACCCTCGACGTCACCTACAAGGGCAAGACCATCTCGGACGTCCTCGACATGTCCGTCGAGGAGGCCTACGACTTCTTCGAGGCGAACTCGCAGATCCGTCGGCGCCTGCAACTACTCATGGACGTCGGGCTGGATTACATGCGACTCGGCCAGCCCTCGACGACGCTCTCGGGCGGCGAGGCCCAGCGGATCAAGCTGGCGGAAGAACTCGGCAAGCGAGATACGGGCAACACGCTCTACCTGCTCGACGAACCGACGACCGGGCTGCACTCCGCCGACGAGCGAAAGCTGATCGACGTCCTCCACCGGCTGACCGACAACGACAACACGATCGTCGTCATCGAACACGAGCTCGACCTGGTGAAAAACGCAGATCACGTGATCGATCTCGGCCCCGAAGGCGGCGAAAACGGCGGCGAGATCGTCGCGACCGGGACGCCGGAAGCGG
This region includes:
- the uvrA gene encoding excinuclease ABC subunit UvrA; translated protein: MTAEYIEVRGAEEHNLTDLDVSIPRESLTVVTGLSGSGKSSLAFETIYAEGQRRYIESLSAYARNFLGQMDKPQVETVEGLSPAISIDQKNAANNPRSTVGTVTELHDYLRLLYARVGTPHCPDCGREVGEQSAQNMVERIFELPEGTRLKIAAPVVRDQKGAFYDLFDELVTEGYARVEVDGDEYDLTMDRPELDENYDHTIDVIVDRVKVGPEDRPRIVDSVETALSEADGVLKLILPDPPESAADELGEEARRTGDLGRESDADDDGEDAADDRLVVEFSKELACTHCGIDIPEIETRSFSFNSPHGACPECEGLGETKEIDADLVIQDPTKPLKHVFEPWSYSRSYYRTRLDAVAEHFDVSLSTPYEDLDSEIQRAFLYGTSEKVLFERSTRSGTRRKRQRFEGVIPNLERRYLETDSDSTREHIEDYMSATACPACDGTRLKPASRAVYVDETSITEINAMSIGDALAHFESMEADLTERERVIAEEILKEIRARLGFMCEVGLEYLTLDREASTLSGGESQRIRLATQIGAGLVGVLYVLDEPSIGLHQRDNDRLLNTLEELRDLGNTLIVVEHDEETMRRADTIVDMGPGPGKRGGEVVVNGPIEDVKACEESITGDYLSGRRQIPVPGDRRESDAHLSIRGARQHNLADLDVDLPLGCFTAITGVSGSGKSTLMHDVLYKGLAREMNDNTSVVPGEHDAIEGIDEIETVRLIDQSPIGRTPRSNPATYTNVFDHVRELFAQTSLAKQRGYEVGRFSFNVKGGRCEECGGQGTVKIEMNFLSDVYVPCEACDGARYNDATLDVTYKGKTISDVLDMSVEEAYDFFEANSQIRRRLQLLMDVGLDYMRLGQPSTTLSGGEAQRIKLAEELGKRDTGNTLYLLDEPTTGLHSADERKLIDVLHRLTDNDNTIVVIEHELDLVKNADHVIDLGPEGGENGGEIVATGTPEAVARTDESYTGRYLRDLLPDVDLDGPRGERVEPVTAPATDD